The Bradysia coprophila strain Holo2 unplaced genomic scaffold, BU_Bcop_v1 contig_193, whole genome shotgun sequence genome window below encodes:
- the LOC119075141 gene encoding cellular tumor antigen p53-like isoform X2 translates to MNAHILDNIYDADHGLGELCAMNLETFVDFTVNIPQRTTDPIPEHWNKFPNMENVDTNHSFDMHIDPGENQNWLFNPKIGKVYIKLNSVMKVTLSYKPYSATNLFLRAMILYSSPDDMHLPVKRCANHRVSIGNNQGVPQAHILKCCHPKTQYVGGENGHLFGERLSVVVPLDRPVVNEDGYASESLMLEFMCQNSCTTGINRKSTAVVFTLENSRNEILGKRVMLFKVCSCPKRDMQREDTTYMPRKREAGSSAIPYGKRPTKMACLTEIKTEPPATPCPSNSFDEASRETPVTVTLTMPSKDSMQHVLRCAYNEVTGLMASKEDHSQLLLFAQKIEGLLVAHS, encoded by the exons ATGAACGCGCACATTTTGGATAACATTTATGATGCAGA CCATGGTTTGGGTGAACTGTGTGCGATGAAT CTGGAAACCTTTGTCGACTTCACCGTAAATATTCCTCAGCGCACGACCGATCCGATTCCCGAG CACTGGAATAAATTTCCCAACATGGAAAACGTTGACACCAACCACTCCTTCGATATGCACATTGATCCGGGTGAAAACCAGAACTGGCTGTTCAATccgaaaattggaaaagtttaCATCAAATTGAACAGTGTCATGAAGGTGACACTGTCCTACAAGCCGTACAGTGCAACGAACTTATTTCTACGTGCAATGATCCTATACTCTAGTCCAGACGATATGCACTTGCCGGTGAAACGGTGTGCCAACCATAGAGTTTCGATTGGTAACAATCAAG GCGTCCCGCAGGCACACATACTGAAGTGCTGCCATCCAAAAACGCAATACGTTGGCGGTGAAAACGGTCATCTATTCGGCGAACGTCTATCCGTTGTGGTACCGTTGGATCGACCAGTTGTGAATGAAGACGGTTATGCCAGTGAATCGCTTATGTTGGAGTTTATGTGCCAGAACTCGTGCACCACTGGCATCAATCGAAAGTCGACAGCGGTGGTATTCACATTGGAGAATTCACG GAACGAAATCCTCGGTAAGCGCGTAATGCTGTTTAAGGTCTGCAGCTGCCCGAAAAGGGACATGCAACGTGAGGACACCACTTATATGCCACGTAAACGAGAGGCCGGCAGCAGTGCCATACCTTATGGCAAACGACCCACTAAGATGGCATGTTTAACCGAAATTAAAACCGAACCGCCCGCAACTCCATGTCCTTCGAACTCGTTTGACGAGGCGAGCCGTGAAACTCCGGTCACGGTTACGTTGACAATGCCCAGCAAAGATTCCATGCAGCATGTTTTACGCTGTGCGTACAACGAAGTTACCGGATTGATGGCCAGTAAAGAGGACCACTCGCAACTGTTGCTGTTTGCTCAAAAGATCGAAGGTCTTTTAG TGGCGCATTCGTAG
- the LOC119075255 gene encoding uncharacterized protein LOC119075255 produces the protein MTLTLHFVDKQFALVNLTLSTNHFADRHKGENVLPYIESLLDCYGLTQKNIYMVTDAAKNMKKTCNLGSYENISCVGHALHNLVSVDGIKKTEPIKVLLKKIKDIVKALRYRTDEFEKLTKDQSALAAEISEWSEMFLIYDDVDDVDNDLESLASSIEDSSDHRHTLKLDVKTRWHSVLMMVESLVGYNKNVINLMLHKTDNSELVLLNSDILLAKELVDFLRHFQRITAIFSVK, from the exons ATGACGTTGACCCTTCATTTTGTCGATAAACAATTCGCTTTGGTAAATCTAACGCTTTCAACGAACCATTTTGCCGATCGCCATAAAGGGGAAAATGTTCTGCCATACATTGAATCCCTTCTCGATTGCTACGGACTTACGCAGAAGAATATATACATGGTTACCGATGCAG CGAAAAACATGAAGAAAACTTGTAACTTGGGAAGTTACGAAAACATATCTTGCGTAGGACACGCACTTCATAACCTTGTATCGGTTGACGGCATTAAGAAAACGGAACCCATAAAAGTTTTGCTAAAGAAGATAAAAGACATTGTGAAAGCGCTGCGGTATAGAACGGAtgagtttgaaaaattaactAAAGATCAGAGTGCGTTAGCTGCCGAAATATCTGAATGGAGCGAAATGTTTTTGATCTACGACGACGTTGACGACGTTGATAACGATCTTGAAAGCCTGGCCTCTTCAATTGAAGACAGCAGTGATCATCGTCACACTTTAAAGCTTGACGTTAAGACAAGATGGCACAGTGTCTTAATGATGGTGGAAAGTTTGGTTggatacaacaaaaatgtcatCAATTTAATGCTGCACAAAACCGATAATTCTGAGCTCGTGCTATTGAACAGTGATATTTTGTTAGCGAAGGAGTTAGTTGATTTTCTGCGACACTTCCAGAGGATAACTGCTATTTTCTCAG TGAAATAA
- the LOC119075141 gene encoding cellular tumor antigen p53-like isoform X1: MNAHILDNIYDADHGLGELCAMNNEHMVMSQESLETFVDFTVNIPQRTTDPIPEHWNKFPNMENVDTNHSFDMHIDPGENQNWLFNPKIGKVYIKLNSVMKVTLSYKPYSATNLFLRAMILYSSPDDMHLPVKRCANHRVSIGNNQGVPQAHILKCCHPKTQYVGGENGHLFGERLSVVVPLDRPVVNEDGYASESLMLEFMCQNSCTTGINRKSTAVVFTLENSRNEILGKRVMLFKVCSCPKRDMQREDTTYMPRKREAGSSAIPYGKRPTKMACLTEIKTEPPATPCPSNSFDEASRETPVTVTLTMPSKDSMQHVLRCAYNEVTGLMASKEDHSQLLLFAQKIEGLLVAHS; encoded by the exons ATGAACGCGCACATTTTGGATAACATTTATGATGCAGA CCATGGTTTGGGTGAACTGTGTGCGATGAAT AACGAGCACATGGTAATGAGTCAGGAATCG CTGGAAACCTTTGTCGACTTCACCGTAAATATTCCTCAGCGCACGACCGATCCGATTCCCGAG CACTGGAATAAATTTCCCAACATGGAAAACGTTGACACCAACCACTCCTTCGATATGCACATTGATCCGGGTGAAAACCAGAACTGGCTGTTCAATccgaaaattggaaaagtttaCATCAAATTGAACAGTGTCATGAAGGTGACACTGTCCTACAAGCCGTACAGTGCAACGAACTTATTTCTACGTGCAATGATCCTATACTCTAGTCCAGACGATATGCACTTGCCGGTGAAACGGTGTGCCAACCATAGAGTTTCGATTGGTAACAATCAAG GCGTCCCGCAGGCACACATACTGAAGTGCTGCCATCCAAAAACGCAATACGTTGGCGGTGAAAACGGTCATCTATTCGGCGAACGTCTATCCGTTGTGGTACCGTTGGATCGACCAGTTGTGAATGAAGACGGTTATGCCAGTGAATCGCTTATGTTGGAGTTTATGTGCCAGAACTCGTGCACCACTGGCATCAATCGAAAGTCGACAGCGGTGGTATTCACATTGGAGAATTCACG GAACGAAATCCTCGGTAAGCGCGTAATGCTGTTTAAGGTCTGCAGCTGCCCGAAAAGGGACATGCAACGTGAGGACACCACTTATATGCCACGTAAACGAGAGGCCGGCAGCAGTGCCATACCTTATGGCAAACGACCCACTAAGATGGCATGTTTAACCGAAATTAAAACCGAACCGCCCGCAACTCCATGTCCTTCGAACTCGTTTGACGAGGCGAGCCGTGAAACTCCGGTCACGGTTACGTTGACAATGCCCAGCAAAGATTCCATGCAGCATGTTTTACGCTGTGCGTACAACGAAGTTACCGGATTGATGGCCAGTAAAGAGGACCACTCGCAACTGTTGCTGTTTGCTCAAAAGATCGAAGGTCTTTTAG TGGCGCATTCGTAG
- the LOC119075141 gene encoding cellular tumor antigen p53-like isoform X3, with translation MVMSQESLETFVDFTVNIPQRTTDPIPEHWNKFPNMENVDTNHSFDMHIDPGENQNWLFNPKIGKVYIKLNSVMKVTLSYKPYSATNLFLRAMILYSSPDDMHLPVKRCANHRVSIGNNQGVPQAHILKCCHPKTQYVGGENGHLFGERLSVVVPLDRPVVNEDGYASESLMLEFMCQNSCTTGINRKSTAVVFTLENSRNEILGKRVMLFKVCSCPKRDMQREDTTYMPRKREAGSSAIPYGKRPTKMACLTEIKTEPPATPCPSNSFDEASRETPVTVTLTMPSKDSMQHVLRCAYNEVTGLMASKEDHSQLLLFAQKIEGLLVAHS, from the exons ATGGTAATGAGTCAGGAATCG CTGGAAACCTTTGTCGACTTCACCGTAAATATTCCTCAGCGCACGACCGATCCGATTCCCGAG CACTGGAATAAATTTCCCAACATGGAAAACGTTGACACCAACCACTCCTTCGATATGCACATTGATCCGGGTGAAAACCAGAACTGGCTGTTCAATccgaaaattggaaaagtttaCATCAAATTGAACAGTGTCATGAAGGTGACACTGTCCTACAAGCCGTACAGTGCAACGAACTTATTTCTACGTGCAATGATCCTATACTCTAGTCCAGACGATATGCACTTGCCGGTGAAACGGTGTGCCAACCATAGAGTTTCGATTGGTAACAATCAAG GCGTCCCGCAGGCACACATACTGAAGTGCTGCCATCCAAAAACGCAATACGTTGGCGGTGAAAACGGTCATCTATTCGGCGAACGTCTATCCGTTGTGGTACCGTTGGATCGACCAGTTGTGAATGAAGACGGTTATGCCAGTGAATCGCTTATGTTGGAGTTTATGTGCCAGAACTCGTGCACCACTGGCATCAATCGAAAGTCGACAGCGGTGGTATTCACATTGGAGAATTCACG GAACGAAATCCTCGGTAAGCGCGTAATGCTGTTTAAGGTCTGCAGCTGCCCGAAAAGGGACATGCAACGTGAGGACACCACTTATATGCCACGTAAACGAGAGGCCGGCAGCAGTGCCATACCTTATGGCAAACGACCCACTAAGATGGCATGTTTAACCGAAATTAAAACCGAACCGCCCGCAACTCCATGTCCTTCGAACTCGTTTGACGAGGCGAGCCGTGAAACTCCGGTCACGGTTACGTTGACAATGCCCAGCAAAGATTCCATGCAGCATGTTTTACGCTGTGCGTACAACGAAGTTACCGGATTGATGGCCAGTAAAGAGGACCACTCGCAACTGTTGCTGTTTGCTCAAAAGATCGAAGGTCTTTTAG TGGCGCATTCGTAG